From Limisphaera ngatamarikiensis, one genomic window encodes:
- a CDS encoding dUTPase yields the protein MNQPDRLEELWRLQRALNERIGVRTEGMNEAERVQWILNYCRAMSQEIAELTDSVPWKWWARYQKFDEQNARVEVVDLFHFLISLAQVLGMSAEDVYQAYLKKNEVNFRRQETGYTVKDETDSRHI from the coding sequence ATGAATCAACCGGATCGTCTTGAGGAACTCTGGCGTTTGCAGCGCGCCCTCAACGAGCGCATCGGCGTGCGCACCGAGGGGATGAACGAGGCTGAGCGGGTGCAGTGGATCCTGAATTATTGCCGCGCCATGTCGCAGGAGATCGCCGAGCTGACCGACAGCGTCCCTTGGAAATGGTGGGCCCGGTACCAAAAGTTCGACGAACAAAACGCGCGTGTGGAGGTGGTGGACCTGTTTCATTTTCTCATCAGTCTGGCCCAGGTCCTGGGAATGAGCGCCGAGGACGTTTACCAGGCGTACCTGAAAAAGAACGAGGTGAATTTCCGGCGCCAGGAAACCGGGTACACTGTCAAGGACGAGACTGATTCCCGGCACATTTGA
- a CDS encoding outer membrane beta-barrel protein, translating into MKLNQWTLGLAAVGVISLPSALRAEEAAVPVMTALSSTTISGYVDTSAQWNPGTGTGGNIGLPFQPTLFGGTDKVDGFNLNVVQLSISKPLDETDWAAGYRVDLWFGPDANTLGTQSTLSTGSSDLAIRQAYVATRVPVGTGLDVKMGVFDSVIGYESIAAVDNPNFTRSYGRTIEPRTHTGVLASYRVNELISVSAGVADTVGPQINSRAWPVKAESYKTYLGSVAITAPDSWGWLAGSTLYGGVVNGFSGSDNTTSWYLGGTVATPIEGLRLGAAWDVLDFHNIGLDHWAVSVYSSFAATDRLSLHARGELITGVAGLTGKDNVQVWALTGTVQYDFWKNVLTRAEVRWDHADEGKYFSANNGLRRNSVLFAANVIYKF; encoded by the coding sequence ATGAAACTGAATCAGTGGACGTTGGGATTGGCGGCTGTGGGGGTGATCAGCCTGCCTTCGGCCCTCCGGGCAGAAGAGGCGGCTGTGCCCGTGATGACGGCTCTCTCTTCCACAACCATCAGCGGCTACGTGGACACCTCGGCCCAATGGAACCCGGGCACGGGAACAGGTGGCAACATCGGCTTGCCCTTTCAGCCGACGCTGTTCGGTGGCACGGACAAGGTTGATGGGTTTAACCTGAACGTCGTCCAACTCTCGATCTCCAAGCCCTTGGACGAAACCGACTGGGCGGCCGGCTATCGGGTGGATCTGTGGTTCGGCCCGGATGCCAACACCTTGGGCACGCAATCCACGCTGAGCACCGGAAGCAGTGACCTGGCAATTCGTCAGGCCTACGTGGCCACACGGGTCCCGGTCGGCACCGGACTGGACGTGAAGATGGGTGTGTTCGACAGCGTGATCGGCTACGAATCCATCGCTGCCGTGGACAACCCCAACTTCACCCGGTCCTATGGTCGGACCATCGAGCCGCGGACTCATACCGGCGTGCTGGCCTCCTATCGGGTCAACGAACTGATCAGTGTCTCCGCCGGCGTGGCCGATACGGTGGGTCCGCAGATCAACAGCCGCGCCTGGCCGGTTAAAGCCGAGTCGTACAAGACCTACCTCGGCTCGGTTGCCATCACCGCCCCCGACAGCTGGGGCTGGCTGGCCGGTTCCACCCTGTACGGCGGTGTGGTCAACGGTTTCAGCGGTTCGGACAACACGACCAGCTGGTACTTGGGGGGCACAGTAGCCACCCCGATCGAAGGTCTACGCCTCGGCGCCGCGTGGGACGTTCTTGATTTCCACAACATTGGCCTTGACCACTGGGCAGTGAGTGTGTACAGCTCGTTCGCCGCCACCGACCGGCTCAGCCTCCATGCCCGTGGTGAGCTGATCACTGGTGTGGCTGGCCTGACTGGCAAGGACAACGTTCAGGTCTGGGCCCTGACCGGTACAGTTCAGTACGACTTCTGGAAGAACGTACTGACCCGCGCCGAGGTCCGCTGGGATCACGCCGACGAGGGCAAGTACTTCAGCGCCAACAACGGTCTGCGCCGCAACTCCGTGCTGTTCGCGGCGAACGTGATCTACAAGTTCTAA
- a CDS encoding ExbD/TolR family protein yields MRFRLRSQRRPPTVIIVALIDVLIVLIIFLMVTTTFKQHPAVRLALPESSQARRVDTHEEAPLVIAVDAEGRLWWGTEGAPLDLATLAARLREEASRHPNLRLALSADEKAPFGQIVKVMDAAREAGIRMVNAFAREPSRP; encoded by the coding sequence ATGAGATTTCGGCTTCGAAGCCAGCGGCGACCGCCCACGGTGATCATCGTGGCGCTGATTGATGTATTGATCGTGCTGATCATTTTCCTGATGGTCACCACGACCTTCAAGCAGCACCCGGCGGTGCGGTTGGCGCTGCCGGAGTCCTCGCAGGCGCGTCGGGTGGACACGCATGAGGAGGCCCCGCTGGTGATCGCTGTGGATGCGGAGGGTCGGTTGTGGTGGGGAACGGAGGGCGCGCCGCTGGACTTGGCCACCCTGGCCGCGCGGCTGCGGGAGGAGGCATCCCGACATCCCAACCTTCGGCTGGCACTCAGCGCGGATGAGAAGGCGCCTTTCGGGCAGATCGTCAAGGTCATGGATGCGGCGAGAGAAGCCGGGATCCGGATGGTGAATGCCTTCGCGCGAGAACCCAGCCGCCCTTAA
- a CDS encoding MotA/TolQ/ExbB proton channel family protein: METLVYVLLVLTSLVSLTFIIERGVALRWRKVVPPEVEAAVESCQGREDVPMLRRVCEQHPSPLSRLLLLAMEHLAGPKEEAVSALETRARHEVVRLERGLVVLEVAVGVAPLLGLVGTIVGMISLFANIGQAGLGDAARLAQGIALILNATLLGLLIAIPSLIAWSYFNRKVETLAVEMEAICDEFLRRQYRAAECGATASPEGRAGAGMSARAAVRRV; encoded by the coding sequence ATGGAAACCTTGGTGTATGTACTGCTGGTGCTGACGTCGTTGGTCAGCCTGACGTTCATCATCGAACGCGGGGTGGCCCTGCGGTGGCGGAAGGTGGTGCCGCCGGAAGTGGAAGCAGCGGTGGAATCGTGTCAGGGGCGTGAGGACGTTCCCATGCTGCGCCGCGTGTGCGAACAACATCCCTCACCCCTGAGCCGACTGCTGTTGCTGGCCATGGAGCACCTGGCCGGGCCGAAGGAGGAAGCCGTCTCGGCATTGGAGACCCGGGCCCGTCACGAGGTGGTGCGATTGGAACGCGGCCTGGTGGTGTTGGAGGTGGCGGTGGGCGTGGCACCGCTGCTGGGGTTGGTGGGAACGATCGTCGGAATGATCAGCCTGTTTGCCAACATCGGTCAGGCCGGTCTCGGCGACGCCGCGCGGCTGGCGCAGGGGATTGCACTGATTCTGAACGCCACGTTGCTGGGGCTGCTGATCGCCATTCCCTCTCTGATCGCATGGAGTTATTTCAACCGCAAGGTGGAAACCCTGGCCGTGGAGATGGAGGCGATCTGCGACGAGTTTTTGCGCCGGCAATACCGTGCGGCAGAGTGTGGGGCCACGGCTTCCCCCGAGGGGCGGGCCGGGGCCGGCATGTCCGCGCGCGCGGCAGTCCGGCGCGTGTGA